One part of the Pseudoliparis swirei isolate HS2019 ecotype Mariana Trench chromosome 6, NWPU_hadal_v1, whole genome shotgun sequence genome encodes these proteins:
- the sh2d7 gene encoding LOW QUALITY PROTEIN: SH2 domain-containing protein 7 (The sequence of the model RefSeq protein was modified relative to this genomic sequence to represent the inferred CDS: deleted 2 bases in 1 codon) translates to MRAPRQGHTQLEQQAAGRGSGSHPEREGPTPSASGITSLQGPATPGPGQVQQVRGRGEVAGSVLPATSLGQQGVWRERQHWRLRLAGVLFLWFFLLPSSILLLNPGAARASVGVRVVPGDPGLLLGVFLEIERNCCVLYRQQKLRCHFSGSRAKDQRHTKSPCLRTCLMICFKDQARMEQREPTAHSHVKATDGRLRELASKWFIETQAPLIVHNGFFPTWFLGFITRKEAEEILRKKELGSFLIRLSEKVIGYILSYRGRDRCRHFVINQSESGQFLVSGDTEGHDSVSDLIKYYTSSPIQPFGEYLASSCFEALDKDLYDIIQVCPREDWPVANVRAVNNMLKPQINSASEQPPARPPKNNRTLEATPPLPRRSRPLESDPLNVPDRVLYAQLSKQSPREIPICQHICQDNFPGENIGRAERSTTQDQSRCSPPSVYSELNLLESKSRSLPLLDNISDAEQSNRLSAPPHTPPRLSPKPIRQTTSLGPSSCHSPEYTSVSAFYELAGQPGSPHTTSSGTRSAEVPNEAVVGRFTHDNIYQLISGHKDTATPEPDSNTYESVKDIRPKHKNSYSGLKNDTWKWLFPEVKRKL, encoded by the exons ATGAGGGCCCCGCGACAGGGCCACACCCAGCTGGAGCAACAGGCTGCAGGCAGAGGCAGCGGGAGCCatccagagagagagggtcCAACCCCTTCAGCCAGTGGCATCACCAGCCTTCAGGGACCAGCCACCCCAGGGCCTGGCCAGGTTCAacaggtgagggggaggggtgagGTCGCTGGCTCAGTTCTTCCAGCGACCAGTTTGGGACAGCAGGGGGTGTGGAGGGAGAGGCAGCACTGGAGGCTGAGGTTGGCAGG AGTCCTTTTTCTTTGGTTTTTCCTCCTTCCCAGCAGCATCCTCCTGTTGAACCCAGGTGCAGCTAGAGCATCTGTTGGTGTCCGCgtggtccctggtgatccagggcttttGTTGGGGGTTTTCCTTG AAATAGAAAGAAATTGCTGCGTGCTGTACAGACAACAGAAACTCAGA TGCCACTTTTCAGGGTCACGGGCAAAAGACCAGAGACATACAAAATCCCCCTGCCTCAGGACCTGTCTGATGATTTGCTTCAAG GACCAGGCAAGGATGGAGCAAAGGGAACCAACAGCTCACTCTCATGTTAAAGCAACTGATGGAAGACTCAGGGAACTGGCTTCAAAGTGGTTCATCGAGACTCAAGCGCCACTCATCGTCCACAACGGCTTCTTCCCCACATGGTTCCTGGGCTTCATCACAAGAAA GGAGGCTGAAGAAATACTCAGAAAAAAGGAGCTTGGCAGTTTCCTGATCCGCCTCAGTGAAAAGGTCATCGGATACATTCTGTCTTATAG AGGCAGGGATCGGTGTCGACATTTTGTGATAAACCAAAGTGAATCAGGGCAGTTTTTAGTGAGTGGAGACACTGAGGGGCACGACTCAGTCTCTGATCTCATCAAATACTACACGTCAAGCCCTATTCAGCCGTTTGGAGAGTATCTAGCATCTTCATGTTTTGAG GCACTGGACAAAGACCTCTATGATATCATCCAGGTTTGCCCAAGAGAAGATTGGCCTGTGGCCAATGTCAGAGCTGTGAACAACATGCTAAAACCACAGATCAACTCGGCCTCAGAGCAGCCGCCTGCACGGCCACCAAAGAACAACAGGACACTGGAGGCAA CACCACCTTTGCCTCGGAGGAGCAGGCCCCTTGAGAGTGACCCCCTGAATGTGCCGGACAGGGTTTTGTATGCTCAGCTCAGTAAGCAATCCCCAAGAGAGATCCCGATATGTCAACACATTTGCCAGGACAATTTCCCAGGAGAAAATATCGGGAGAGCTGAGAGATCCACAACCCAGGATCAGAGCAGGTGTAGTCCTCCATCTGTTTACTCTGAGCTCAACCTGTTGGAGAGCAAGAGCAGGTCTCTCCCGCTCCTGGACAACATCTCTGATGCAGAGCAGTCTAACAGGCTGAGTGCACCCCCCCACACTCCTCCGAGACTTTCCCCGAAACCCATCAGACAAACCACTTCCCTTGGCCCAAGCAGCTGCCACAGCCCAGAGTACACTAGTGTCAGTGCTTTCTATGAGCTGGCTGGCCAGCCTGGTAGTCCACACACTACATCCTCTGGGACCAGATCTGCAGAGGTCCCCAATGAAGCCGTCGTTGGCCGCTTCACTCATGACAACATATATCAGCTCATCTCTGGCCACAAGGACACAGCTACACCTGAACCCGACAGCAACACTTATGAGTCTGTGAAGGACATCAGACCCAAACATAAAAACTCATACAGTGGGTTAAAG AATGATACATGGAAGTGGCTGTTCCCTGAAGTCAAGAGGAAATTGTAA
- the lrrc61 gene encoding leucine-rich repeat-containing protein 61 isoform X2 has protein sequence MSLEKLDLSGNNITNLAPLASLRLLSVLGLSANRISNLEPLRTCESLQHLNLAGNIISSVESLHCLQPLRKLENIRLKDNTYNYTNPVCRNSSYRNIVFEMFPNIKVLDGERVVGRGSELYQLCKDIDDTIKAGLYKNGQLVEHPDCKPWVEDNYWEIKRSNNAIIEEAYKQFNDVLHECRLLNNRATHVISQTERSMSLKKQPKQYAI, from the exons ATGAGTTTAGAGAAACTGGACCTCTCTGGAAATAACATCACAAATTTAGCTCCTCTTGCATCCCTTCGGCTTCTTTCTGTACTCGGGTTGTCTGCCAACAGGATTTCCAATTTAG AGCCCCTGCGTACTTGCGAGAGTTTACAGCACTTAAACCTGGCTGGTAATATCATATCCAG CGTTGAGAGCCTACACTGCCTTCAGCCTTTGAGGAAGCTAGAAAATATACGTCTTAAAGACAACACTTACAATTATACTAATCCAG TGTGCAGGAACTCATCATATAGAAACATAGTTTTTGAGATGTTCCCCAACATCAAGGTGCTGGATG GTGAAAGAGTGGTCGGACGTGGGAGTGAGTTGTACCAATTATGCAAGGACATTGATGATACCATTAAAG CCGGTTTATACAAGAATGGACAGCTTGTTGAACATCCAGATTGCAAACCATGGGTCGAGGATAATTACTGGGAGATAAAAAGATCCAATAATGCCATTATTGAAGAAGCCTACAAACAGTTTAACG ATGTACTTCATGAATGCAGACTCCTCAACAACAGAGCCACTCATGTCATTTCCCAAACTGAAAGATCTATGAGCCTGAAGAAGCAGCCAAAGCAGTATGCTATCTGA
- the cib2 gene encoding calcium and integrin-binding family member 2 has translation MGNKQTIFTDEQLDAYQDCTFFTRKEIMRLHSRYHELAPHLVPMDYTKEPDCKVPLALIVNMPELKENPFCSRIVEAFSEDGMGNLSFNEFVDMFSVLSEMAPRELKAIYAFKIYDFNVDNYLCKEDLEKTLNRLTKEELTPEEVQLVCEKAIEEADLDGDSKLSFADFENMITRAPDFLSTFHIRI, from the exons ATGGGAAACAAGCAAACGATATTTACCGACGAGCAACTTGATGCCTACCAG GACTGTACATTTTTCACCCGCAAAGAAATTATGCg GTTGCACAGCAGATACCATGAGTTGGCTCCACATCTTGTACCGATGGACTACACCAAGGAACCTGATTGTAAAGTGCCTTTAGCCTTAATAGTCAACATGCCAGAGTTAAAG GAAAACCCCTTCTGCAGCAGGATTGTAGAGGCTTTCTCCGAGGATGGGATGGGTAATCTCAGCTTCAATGAATTTGTGGACATGTTTTCAGTCCTCAGTGAAATGGCTCCAAGAGAGCTCAAGGCAATATATGCCTTCAAAATATACG ATTTCAATGTGGATAATTACCTGTGCAAAGAGGACCTGGAAAAGACCCTGAATAGGCTGACGAAGGAGGAGCTGACTCCTGAAGAGGTGCAGCTCGTGTGTGAGAAAGCCATCGAGGAGGCGGATTTAGACGGAGACAGCAAACTCTCTTTTGCTGACTTTGAAAACATGATTACGAGGGCCCCTGACTTTTTAAG TACTTTCCATATACGAATCTGA
- the tbc1d2b gene encoding TBC1 domain family member 2B, which translates to MHEEEDGSEASPCTASRIAPARSVDVAEVEAAKEQASKLCGYLHKLSGKGPLRGYKPRWFVYDPRKCYFYYFKTPQDALPLGHIEIGDACFSYDVEGEEGQFEIRTTGKEFLLKAPSRQVMHYWLQQLQQKRWEYSSTRGAGQRDSWSSPTLAYAPTGLVGQDNDALVFDKLSDSMEKVRSDLAMETETDGGGMVGIQSARGPSAANPLNFSLKNFGTEIRNSMSYLRPGRGGESRRSVFYTNSNNNSAEEWELVDAPTKDFPEHKHHPDAHRHSFGSSFTFDFVRNSARPKKPLLRDMMASGRFGRTSETRSAESSPVECNGSKPLEMQLRLQSQQEELGRMQHEQAKLREELASQKELVRLLQQTLRTSQCDRPPVHRPPPAPASSAASDQTQGSEVTLQEAGQLDALLQERNGQVQDLCGHMERLALEKESLQQELKGLKIKVGEINDQLGMLMETIQAKDEVIIKLSQPSSEQSATPNEGSLSLNKDQEEVDILKDSLQGYKSQNKFLNKEILELTVLRRNAESREKTFEAKYTVLEAKLCQVESKFLVLLQEVKNPVCSSSEQSPAREVISRLLEDALQVESSDQQEHPIFKPNIVGEYDTFGFKTVPEEDEEEERLFAKVRALELKSLSMTDQEVSVGVKWENYLASIMNRDPVRSPELKGLFRYGVPHEHRSLVWRWCVSFHVKKFRDNLAPDYYETLLNVARDKPNPASKQIELDLLRTLPNNKHYSSPSAGGIQKLRNVLMAFSWRNPDIGYCQGLNRLAAIALLYLDQEDAFWCLIAIVEVFMPRDYYTKTLLGSQVDQRVFKDLMSEKLPRLHAHFEQNKVDFSLITFNWFLVVFVDSLVSDILFKIWDAFLYEGPKIIFRFALALFKYKEEEFLKLQDSTAIFKYLRHFTHTILDSRKLMNIAFGDMNPFPMRQIQNRRSFHLEKVRLELTELEAIRQTFLRERETSQDRRSFVSDDEEDN; encoded by the exons ATGCACGAAGAGGAGGATGGCAGCGAAGCAAGCCCGTGCACAGCTTCGCGGATTGCGCCCGCCAGGTCGGTGGATGTGGCCGAGGTCGAGGCAGCGAAGGAGCAGGCCTCCAAGCTGTGCGGGTACCTGCACAAACTGTCCGGCAAGGGGCCTCTTCGGGGGTACAAGCCGAGGTGGTTCGTGTACGATccgaggaaatgttacttttatTACTTCAAGACTCCCCAAGATGCCTTGCCGCTCGGGCACATCGAGATCGGCGACGCGTGCTTCAGTTACGACgtggagggggaagagggacAGTTTGAGATCCGCACGACCGGGAAGGAGTTTCTCCTGAAG gccCCCAGCAGGCAGGTGATGCATTACTGGCTCCAGCAGTTGCAGCAGAAACGTTGGGAGTACAGCAGCACCCGAGGCGCCGGTCAGAGAGACAGCTGGAGCTCTCCGACACTGGCCTACGCTCCCACGGGCCTCGTGGGCCAAGACAATG ATGCACTTGTCTTTGACAAGCTAAGTGACAGCATGGAGAAGGTCCGCAGCGACTTAGCCATGGAGACAGAAACCGATGGCGGCGGCATGGTGGGTATCCAGTCAGCCAGAGGGCCTTCTGCCGCGAACCCCCTCAACTTCTCCCTCAAAAACTTCGGTACAGAAATCAG GAACTCCATGTCTTATCTGCGGCCGGGCCGAGGAGGTGAGAGCAGACGCAGTGTGTTTTAcaccaacagcaacaacaacagcgcgGAGGAGTGGGAGCTGGTGGATGCTCCAACCAAGGACTTCCCTGAACACAAACATCATCCAGACGCACACCGAC atTCCTTTGGGTCATCGTTTACTTTTGACTTTGTGCGCAACTCAGCGCGTCCTAAGAAGCCTTTGCTTCGGGACATGATGGCCTCCGGGAGGTTTGGACGCACCTCCGAGACGCGCAGTGCCGAGAGCTCCCCGGTGGAGTGTAACGGCAGCAAGCCGTTGGAGATGCAGCTTCGCCTCCAGAGCCAGCAGGAAGAACTCGGCCGCATGCAGCACGAGCAGGCCAAACTCAGAGAAGAGCTGGCCAGTCAGAAG GAGTTGGTGAGACTTTTGCAGCAGACTCTGAGAACCTCCCAGTGCGACAGGCCGCCGGTGCACCGTCCTCCCCCGGCTCCAGCTTCATCCGCAGCTTCAGACCAGACTCAAGGTTCGGAAGTAACCCTGCAAGAGGCCGGCCAGTTGGACGCTCTGCTTCAGGAAAGAAACGGGCAGGTCCAGGACTTGTGTGGCCACATGGAGCGTCTCGCCTTGGAGAAGGAGAGTCTGCAACAAGAGCTGAAGGGCCTGAAGATAAAGGTGGGGGAGATAAACGACCAACTGGGGATGCTGATGGAGACCATCCAGGCCAAGGACGAGGTCATCATCAAGCTGTCGCAGCCGAGTTCAGAGCAGAGCGCCACTCCCAACGAAGGCTCTCTGTCCCTTAACAAAGATCAGGAGGAGGTGGACATCCTGAAG GACAGTCTTCAAGGCTACAAATCCCAGAACAAGTTCCTGAACAAGGAGATCCTGGAGCTGACCGTGTTACGCAGGAACGCAGAGAGTAGAGAAAAGACTTTCGAAGCAAAG TACACGGTCCTGGAGGCGAAGCTTTGCCAGGTGGAGAGTAAGTTTCTGGTGCTGCTTCAAGAAGTGAAGAACCCCGTTTGTTCATCTTCAGAGCAGAGCCCAGCGCGAGAGGTCATCTCCCGATTATTAGAGGATGCGCTGCAGGTGGAAAGCTCTGACCAGCAGGAGCACCCCATCTTCAAACCAAATATTGTCGG tgAATATGACACGTTTGGCTTCAAGACTGTCcctgaggaggatgaagaggaggagaggttgtTTGCGAAGGTGAGAGCCCTGGAGCTGAAGTCTCTCTCCATGACGGATCAGGAGGTGTCCGTCGGGGTGAAGTGGGAGAACTATCTGGCCAGCATCATGAACAGAGACCCGGTGCGCTCCCCCGAGCTCAAGGGCCTGTTCCGTTACGGGGTGCCCCATGAGCACCGGTCCCTGGTGTGGCGCTGGTGTGTCTCCTTCCACGTCAAGAAGTTTCGCGACAACTTGGCCCCTGACTACTATGAGACCTTACTCAATGTTGCAAGGGACAAGCCCAACCCGGCCTCAAAGCAGATCGAGCTGGATTTGCTGCGTACTTTGCCCAACAACAAGCACTATTCCTCACCGAGTGCAGGCGGCATACAGAAACTCAGGAACGTCCTGATGGCTTTCTCCTGGAGGAATCCAGATATCGGCTACTGTCAGGGGCTGAACAG GCTGGCAGCTATCGCCTTGCTCTATCTGGACCAAGAGGACGCCTTCTGGTGCCTTATAGCCATTGTGGAGGTCTTCATGCCAAGAGACTATTACACCAAGACTCTGCTGGGCTCACAG GTCGACCAGCGTGTGTTCAAGGACCTGATGAGTGAAAAGCTCCCTCGGCTTCATGCCCACTTTGAGCAGAACAAGGTGGACTTCTCCCTCATCACTTTCAACTGGTTCCTGGTGGTGTTTGTGGACAGTTTGGTGAGCGACATCCTCTTCAAGATCTGGGATGCCTTTCTTTATGAAGGCCCTAAG ATCATATTTCGCTTCGCCCTCGCTCTCTTCAAGTACAAAGAGGAGGAGTTTTTGAAGTTGCAAGACTCCACGGCCATCTTTAAATATCTGAGgcactttacacacacaatcCTGGATTCAAG
- the lrrc61 gene encoding leucine-rich repeat-containing protein 61 isoform X1 encodes MESKREKEQEADCERITAVLLKSRTGEFDLESILFLKLRGLGIHDLGCIGECMSLEKLDLSGNNITNLAPLASLRLLSVLGLSANRISNLEPLRTCESLQHLNLAGNIISSVESLHCLQPLRKLENIRLKDNTYNYTNPVCRNSSYRNIVFEMFPNIKVLDGERVVGRGSELYQLCKDIDDTIKAGLYKNGQLVEHPDCKPWVEDNYWEIKRSNNAIIEEAYKQFNDVLHECRLLNNRATHVISQTERSMSLKKQPKQYAI; translated from the exons ATGGAATCGAAGCGAGAGAAAGAGCAAG AAGCAGACTGCGAGAGGATAACGGCCGTTCTGCTCAAGTCTCGGACAGGAGAATTTGATTTGGAATCAATACTGTTTCTCAAATTGAGAGGTCTTG GAATCCACGATCTTGGATGCATTGGGGAGTGTATGAGTTTAGAGAAACTGGACCTCTCTGGAAATAACATCACAAATTTAGCTCCTCTTGCATCCCTTCGGCTTCTTTCTGTACTCGGGTTGTCTGCCAACAGGATTTCCAATTTAG AGCCCCTGCGTACTTGCGAGAGTTTACAGCACTTAAACCTGGCTGGTAATATCATATCCAG CGTTGAGAGCCTACACTGCCTTCAGCCTTTGAGGAAGCTAGAAAATATACGTCTTAAAGACAACACTTACAATTATACTAATCCAG TGTGCAGGAACTCATCATATAGAAACATAGTTTTTGAGATGTTCCCCAACATCAAGGTGCTGGATG GTGAAAGAGTGGTCGGACGTGGGAGTGAGTTGTACCAATTATGCAAGGACATTGATGATACCATTAAAG CCGGTTTATACAAGAATGGACAGCTTGTTGAACATCCAGATTGCAAACCATGGGTCGAGGATAATTACTGGGAGATAAAAAGATCCAATAATGCCATTATTGAAGAAGCCTACAAACAGTTTAACG ATGTACTTCATGAATGCAGACTCCTCAACAACAGAGCCACTCATGTCATTTCCCAAACTGAAAGATCTATGAGCCTGAAGAAGCAGCCAAAGCAGTATGCTATCTGA